A single window of Doryrhamphus excisus isolate RoL2022-K1 chromosome 5, RoL_Dexc_1.0, whole genome shotgun sequence DNA harbors:
- the LOC131129804 gene encoding uncharacterized protein LOC131129804 isoform X4, which yields MSQSNCLTARKTMQLMCPYCFSAGHAIALFKALPSMFPSPMPPPKKLGPACEALFHVLEPSEDPNMFLQRRPITSPVFLPSEDPNMFLQRRPITSPVFLVGSTNLLLTTLPKEMIHEAPLILMGCYIFHLTYPKCGATLLAVIQNEVLKDSIHERDPSEDNLYLGPCQ from the exons ATGTCACAGTCAAATTGCCTAACAGCAAGAAAGACAATGCAGTTGATGTGTCCATAttgtttttcagcaggacatgCCATTGCTTTGTTCAAGGCACTTCCTTCAATGTTCCCTTCTCCAATGCCCCCACCCAAAAAGCTTGGACCAGCATGTGAGGCACTGTTCCATGTTCTTGAG CCATCTGAGGACCCCAATATGTTTCTCCAGAGACGGCCCATCACCAGTCCGGTCTTCCTG CCATCTGAGGACCCCAATATGTTTCTCCAGAGACGGCCCATCACCAGTCCGGTCTTCCTGGTAGGATCTACTAACCTTCTCCTGACCACCTTACCTAAGGAAATGATTCATGAGGCTCCTCTGATCCTCATGGGGTGTTACATTTTCCACCTCACCTACCCCAAATGTGGTGCCACTTTGTTAGCCGTCATCCAGAATGAGGTACTGAAGGACAGTATTCACGAGCGTGACCCCTCTGAAGACAATCTTTACCTTGGTCCTTGtcaataa
- the LOC131129804 gene encoding uncharacterized protein LOC131129804 isoform X1 has translation MSQSNCLTARKTMQLMCPYCFSAGHAIALFKALPSMFPSPMPPPKKLGPACEALFHVLEPSEDPNMFLQRRPITSPVFLVGSTNLLLTTLPKEMIHEAPLILMGCCYIFHLTYPKCGALCCSQPSEDPNMFLQRRPITSPVFLVGSTNLLLTTLPKEMIHEAPLILMGCYIFHLTYPKCGATLLAVIQNEVLKDSIHERDPSEDNLYLGPCQ, from the exons ATGTCACAGTCAAATTGCCTAACAGCAAGAAAGACAATGCAGTTGATGTGTCCATAttgtttttcagcaggacatgCCATTGCTTTGTTCAAGGCACTTCCTTCAATGTTCCCTTCTCCAATGCCCCCACCCAAAAAGCTTGGACCAGCATGTGAGGCACTGTTCCATGTTCTTGAG CCATCTGAGGACCCCAATATGTTTCTCCAGAGACGGCCCATCACCAGTCCGGTCTTCCTGGTAGGATCTACTAACCTTCTCCTGACCACCTTACCTAAGGAAATGATTCATGAGGCTCCTCTGATCCTCATGGGGTGTTGTTACATTTTCCACCTCACCTACCCCAAATGTGGTGCCCTTTGTTGCTCTCAGCCATCTGAGGACCCCAATATGTTTCTCCAGAGACGGCCCATCACCAGTCCGGTCTTCCTGGTAGGATCTACTAACCTTCTCCTGACCACCTTACCTAAGGAAATGATTCATGAGGCTCCTCTGATCCTCATGGGGTGTTACATTTTCCACCTCACCTACCCCAAATGTGGTGCCACTTTGTTAGCCGTCATCCAGAATGAGGTACTGAAGGACAGTATTCACGAGCGTGACCCCTCTGAAGACAATCTTTACCTTGGTCCTTGtcaataa
- the LOC131129804 gene encoding uncharacterized protein LOC131129804 isoform X3 yields METLDEATVSLLQGHAIALFKALPSMFPSPMPPPKKLGPACEALFHVLEPSEDPNMFLQRRPITSPVFLVGSTNLLLTTLPKEMIHEAPLILMGCCYIFHLTYPKCGALCCSQPSEDPNMFLQRRPITSPVFLVGSTNLLLTTLPKEMIHEAPLILMGCYIFHLTYPKCGATLLAVIQNEVLKDSIHERDPSEDNLYLGPCQ; encoded by the exons ATGGAGACATTAGATGAGGCAACTGTGTCACTCTTACAAG gacatgCCATTGCTTTGTTCAAGGCACTTCCTTCAATGTTCCCTTCTCCAATGCCCCCACCCAAAAAGCTTGGACCAGCATGTGAGGCACTGTTCCATGTTCTTGAG CCATCTGAGGACCCCAATATGTTTCTCCAGAGACGGCCCATCACCAGTCCGGTCTTCCTGGTAGGATCTACTAACCTTCTCCTGACCACCTTACCTAAGGAAATGATTCATGAGGCTCCTCTGATCCTCATGGGGTGTTGTTACATTTTCCACCTCACCTACCCCAAATGTGGTGCCCTTTGTTGCTCTCAGCCATCTGAGGACCCCAATATGTTTCTCCAGAGACGGCCCATCACCAGTCCGGTCTTCCTGGTAGGATCTACTAACCTTCTCCTGACCACCTTACCTAAGGAAATGATTCATGAGGCTCCTCTGATCCTCATGGGGTGTTACATTTTCCACCTCACCTACCCCAAATGTGGTGCCACTTTGTTAGCCGTCATCCAGAATGAGGTACTGAAGGACAGTATTCACGAGCGTGACCCCTCTGAAGACAATCTTTACCTTGGTCCTTGtcaataa
- the LOC131129804 gene encoding uncharacterized protein LOC131129804 isoform X2: METLDEATVSLLQAGHAIALFKALPSMFPSPMPPPKKLGPACEALFHVLEPSEDPNMFLQRRPITSPVFLVGSTNLLLTTLPKEMIHEAPLILMGCCYIFHLTYPKCGALCCSQPSEDPNMFLQRRPITSPVFLVGSTNLLLTTLPKEMIHEAPLILMGCYIFHLTYPKCGATLLAVIQNEVLKDSIHERDPSEDNLYLGPCQ; this comes from the exons ATGGAGACATTAGATGAGGCAACTGTGTCACTCTTACAAG caggacatgCCATTGCTTTGTTCAAGGCACTTCCTTCAATGTTCCCTTCTCCAATGCCCCCACCCAAAAAGCTTGGACCAGCATGTGAGGCACTGTTCCATGTTCTTGAG CCATCTGAGGACCCCAATATGTTTCTCCAGAGACGGCCCATCACCAGTCCGGTCTTCCTGGTAGGATCTACTAACCTTCTCCTGACCACCTTACCTAAGGAAATGATTCATGAGGCTCCTCTGATCCTCATGGGGTGTTGTTACATTTTCCACCTCACCTACCCCAAATGTGGTGCCCTTTGTTGCTCTCAGCCATCTGAGGACCCCAATATGTTTCTCCAGAGACGGCCCATCACCAGTCCGGTCTTCCTGGTAGGATCTACTAACCTTCTCCTGACCACCTTACCTAAGGAAATGATTCATGAGGCTCCTCTGATCCTCATGGGGTGTTACATTTTCCACCTCACCTACCCCAAATGTGGTGCCACTTTGTTAGCCGTCATCCAGAATGAGGTACTGAAGGACAGTATTCACGAGCGTGACCCCTCTGAAGACAATCTTTACCTTGGTCCTTGtcaataa